The sequence below is a genomic window from Longimicrobiaceae bacterium.
GGAGAAAGGCGCGAGCCGTTAACTTCGAGGCCATGCGCTGCCCCTTCTGCCATCACAGCGAGGACCGTGTCGTCGACTCCCGCAGCAGCCGGGAGGGACGCGCGGTGCGCCGCCGCCGGGAGTGCATCCGGTGCGGGCGGCGCTTCACCACGTACGAGTACATCGAGGAGCGGCCGCTGCAGGTCCTCAAGCGCGACGGCGAGGTGGAGCCGTACGACCGGCGGAAGCTGCTGCGCAGCGTGCAGATCGCCTGCGCGAAGCGGCCGGTGAGCCCCACCGACGTGGATGCGATCCTGGAGGACATCGAGCGCATCCTGGACCGCTCTGACGAGGTGGAGGTCCCGAGCGGGCGGCTGGGCGAGATGGTGATGGAGCGCCTCAAGACGCGCGACCACATCGCCTACGTGCGGTTCGCGTCGGTGTACCGCAACTTCCAGGACCTCACGGAGTTCTACGACGAGCTGAAGGACCTGGATGCGCGGCGGCAGGAAATGGAGCTGAGACGGTACCAGCTCCCCCTCCCCTCGCTGGAGGACACGGCTCCCTGACCGGGGGCCGCGGGATCCCCGCGGCCCCGGAGTTATCCCGAGAATGGCAATGTTCAACCATGGAACGGCGGAGATGCCGTTCCTCGACCACCTGGAGGAGCTGCGCTGGAGGCTCCTGTGGAGCCTCCTGGCCGTGGCGGTAGGGACCGGTGTGGCCTTC
It includes:
- the nrdR gene encoding transcriptional regulator NrdR, whose translation is MRCPFCHHSEDRVVDSRSSREGRAVRRRRECIRCGRRFTTYEYIEERPLQVLKRDGEVEPYDRRKLLRSVQIACAKRPVSPTDVDAILEDIERILDRSDEVEVPSGRLGEMVMERLKTRDHIAYVRFASVYRNFQDLTEFYDELKDLDARRQEMELRRYQLPLPSLEDTAP